The following are encoded together in the Malaya genurostris strain Urasoe2022 chromosome 3, Malgen_1.1, whole genome shotgun sequence genome:
- the LOC131434583 gene encoding centrosomal protein of 164 kDa translates to MTSYPTFESSNPEEIFYSTYEPSKEEILEYAVKIGIDPEKETNLIYLARQGLLHPLPENWKPCYSKQVKAYYYYDRYTRKSQWEHPIDVLYRQKVVDARKAFSLDRSDSTSLADSGFRSLKSGASNLSNNSSGSGSGGSGSGCEAKTPGSEIGAAVEALFGETIGDCFKQHRTCDGHTGSVSASAESDREDSVKEVNVVKVEAEKDEASEKSDVELGEEAGTEGANRDSSKENNHQTSGNTEQTLAGQETMASGSRISFNLGSSVRDRSEASMSRGSFPGFTLTGTGSQFLKTNKKPEFDSLELGKKEEVKGILRDSSLTFVRNKGTPNEDSSEDRKSVRFDIDLNAELKSFNKLEAVRDDSLINFDEIVEGSDNDAEVEEEVVESLEKKASSSTETSGEDSDASEEADSKAEVARRFSVDRGSDDSIRLLKYSIADEKARYKSKLEDELKNLQIKNESDTKTELAKERKRHEEQLDKERDKLKEQHLKNIDEIKEFYQVKLNEMKADYEEENEKEYRIYQETLQEEFDRRVKEVTDEHRATMATLQKNHDEIVEELERDLKTEEELLKKEHGKNLTEMKIKLAHELDVERQRMRETGEDRLYEKIRCEKRLLEDKYKCLKEKYTRLKTDVRISLERRKKRREQQQHSLLSNSYETDDRTNSRPTPHYHYEGKSSTLAQTSVMMNSEKSSISTPPPSVASKRFPVKNYTMENKNKLLHYNGNGHHQVASPALSDPRKPYVLNNNRLQNMDDTSQSETTYSKNYFQIRNMFANVRDENCSSDSEFDRNHEKSNNPISRQKRKLFTKTKSASTSKLNSSKHERERPCTPVENLRIQLKKLEELEDQIPDCNMDTPYHLRYPFSDLENNGGSTELDFFKHRILLERDSVMRAKESLRTQKNLFKSKQRDISIKHTMKNKHTMDQIFNEEKELTEMEVSLHRTRALLGEKVIRLRHLERSLQKLSEKDRPTLPENIEINMKPKETLSDLSSYSSSGFSSTDVPTEHGNVRHQLVAKESNETLKYLEHLHSEIQDIWNILNPTHQATGYEELDYLNNPSQHFCDMVMSPKQGGISSLGTATSHQQIHQQKQQQQHHYTVNLLEKTRDLKNWLRQAKSEHELLKKKSFG, encoded by the exons CTACAGCAAGCAGGTCAAGGCTTACTACTACTATGATCGGTACACGAGAAAATCACAGTGGGAGCACCCGATAGACGTCCTGTACCGACAAAAGGTTGTTGATGCCAGGAAGGCCTTCTCGTTGGACCGGTCCGATTCAACATCACTGGCTGATTCGGGCTTCCGCAGCCTGAAATCCGGCGCAAGTAATTTAAGTAATAATAGTAGCGGAAGTGGCAGCGGAGGTAGTGGCAGTGGGTGCGAAGCAAAAACACCCGGATCTGAGATTGGTGCAGCGGTAGAAGCTCTTTTTGGTGAAACTATTGGAGATTGCTTTAAGCAGCATCGAACATGTGACGGTCATACGGGTTCTGTTTCAGCGTCTGCTGAGTCCGATCGTGAAGATAGTGTCAAAGAAGTAAACGTTGTGAAGGTGGAGGCAGAAAAAGACGAAGCAAGTGAAAAGAGCGATGTTGAATTAGGCGAAGAAGCTGGTACCGAGGGCGCCAACAGAGATTCGAGTAAAGAAAATAACCATCAAACATCGGGTAATACGGAACAAACATTGGCGGGACAAGAAACGATGGCTTCCGGATCacgaatttcattcaatttgggATCGAGTGTGAGAGACCGTTCAGAAGCTAGTATGTCTCGAGGATCATTTCCCGGTTTTACCCTAACTGGAACCGGATCGCAGTTCTTGAAAACAAACAAGAAACCAGAGTTTGACAGTTTAGAATTAGGGAAGAAAGAAGAAGTTAAAGGTATTTTAAGGGATTCTAGTCTAACGTTTGTAAGAAATAAAGGGACACCCAATGAAGATTCTTCGGAAGACAGAAAGAGCGTTCGATTTGATATTGATTTGAATGCGGAGCTTAAATCATTTAATAAACTGGAAGCGGTGCGAGATGACTCTTTAATAAATTTTGATGAGATTGTAGAAGGATCCGATAATGATGCGGAAGTGGAGGAAGAGGTAGTGGAGAGTTTAGAGAAAAAGGCTTCTAGTTCAACGGAAACTTCCGGAGAGGATTCGGATGCCAGCGAGGAAGCAGATAGCAAAGCGGAGGTAGCGAGAAGATTTTCTGTTGATCGTGGTAGCGATGATTCTATTCGATTGTTGAAATATTCGATCGCTGATGAGAAAGCAAGATACAAATCAAAGCTTGAAGACGAATTGAAAAATCTGCAAATCAAAAATGAATCTGACACTAAAACCGAATTGGCCAAGGAGCGAAAACGTCATGAAGAACAATTAGATAAAGAAAGAGACAAACTGAAGGAACAACATCTGAAAAATATTGACGAGATCAAAGAATTTTATCAGGTCaaactaaacgagatgaaggctgattACGAAGAGGAAAATGAGAAAGAATATAGAATCTATCAAGAAACGCTTCAAGAAGAGTTCGATCGAAGAGTAAAGGAAGTCACCGATGAACACAGAGCTACGATGGCTACTCTTCAGAAAAACCACGATGAAATTGTCGAGGAGCTCGAGCGTGATTTAAAAACCGAAGAAGAGTTACTGAAGAAAGAGCACGgtaaaaatttaacagaaatGAAAATCAAATTAGCTCACGAGCTGGATGTTGAGCGACAACGCATGAGAGAGACGGGCGAGGATCGactgtatgagaaaattcgCTGTGAAAAGCGGTTGCTAGAAGACAAATATAAATGTTTGAAGGAGAAGTACACCCGATTGAAGACCGATGTCCGGATTTCCTTGGAAAGACGTAAGAAACGAAGAGAACAGCAGCAGCATAGTTTGCTTAGCAATAGCTACGAAACCGATGATCGTACCAATTCAAGACCAACTCCTCACTATCACTATGAGGGAAAATCCAGTACTCTTGCACAAACTTCAGTTATGATGAATTCGGAAAAATCTTCTATAAGTACACCGCCACCATCGGTTGCCTCCAAAAGATTTCCTGTGAAAAATTACACaatggaaaacaaaaataagtTGTTGCATTACAATGGCAACGGGCACCATCAGGTAGCTTCCCCGGCACTGTCTGATCCACGAAAACCGTACGTCCTCAACAATAATCGTCTGCAGAATATGGATGACACCAGTCAAAGTGAAACGACATATTCAAAAAACTACTTTCAAATCCGTAACATGTTCGCCAACGTTCGCGACGAAAATTGTAGCTCAGATTCAGAGTTCGATAGAAATCACGAGAAAAGTAACAACCCTATAAGTCGACAGAAACGCAAGCTTTTCACCAAAACAAAATCTGCCTCAACGTCAAAACTGAATTCGTCAAAGCATGAACGGGAGCGGCCCTGCACTCCCGTTGAGAATCTAAGGATTCAGCTGAAGAAGCTCGAAGAGTTGGAAGACCAGATTCCGGACTGTAACATGGACACACCTTATCACCTACGCTATCCATTCAGTGATCTAGAGAACAATGGTGGCAGTACTGAGTTAGACTTCTTCAAGCATCGGATTCTACTCGAGCGGGACTCGGTTATGCGTGCGAAAGAATCACTACGAACCcagaaaaatttgttcaaatcaAAACAGCGTGATATCTCGATCAAACACACAATGAAGAATAAACACACGATGGATCAAATCTTTAAT GAGGAGAAAGAATTGACCGAGATGGAAGTTTCGTTGCATAGAACTCGGGCTCTGTTGGGCGAAAAAGTTATCCGACTACGTCATCTGGAACGGTCGCTACAAAAGCTGTCGGAAAAGGATCGTCCAACATTACCGGAGAATATAGAAATTAATATGAAACCAAAGGAAACGCTGAGTGATCTGTCATCCTATTCCAGTTCCGGTTTCAGTAGTACTGATGTGCCTACGGAACATGGAAATGTTCGTCATCAGCTCGTTGCAAAAGAGTCCAATGAGACACTTAAGTATTTGGAGCATCTACATAGTGAGATTCAGGATATCTGGAACattttga ATCCAACTCATCAGGCCACTGGCTACGAAGAGCTGGATTATCTAAATAATCCTTCTCAACATTTCTGCGATATGGTTATGTCGCCAAAGCAAGGTGGAATTTCAAGCTTGGGCACTGCAACGTCACACCAACAGATTCACCAGCAgaaacagcaacaacagcacCACTACACTGTGAATCTGCTGGAAAAAACTCGGGATCTGAAGAATTGGTTGCGACAGGCAAAATCTGAGCACGAACTTCTGAAAAAGAAATCCTTTGGATAA